In Hemibagrus wyckioides isolate EC202008001 linkage group LG21, SWU_Hwy_1.0, whole genome shotgun sequence, the following proteins share a genomic window:
- the tmem167b gene encoding protein kish-B isoform X2: MTNVYSFDGILVFGLLFICTCAYLKKVPRLNSWLLSEKKGVWGVFYKAAVIGTRLHIAVALSCLCMAFYLIFLK, from the exons ATGACAAACG TGTACTCCTTTGACGGCATCCTTGTATTTGGACTTCTCTTCATTTGTACTTGTGCCTATCTGAAGAAGGTTCCTCGCCTCAACAGCTGGCTCTTATCTGAGAAGAAAGGCGTGTGGGGCGTCTTCTATAAAG CGGCGGTAATCGGGACCCGGCTTCACATTGCCGTGGCACTCTCCTGTTTGTGTATGGCCTTCTATCTGATCTTCTTGAAATGA
- the tmem167b gene encoding protein kish-B isoform X1: MTNVYSFDGILVFGLLFICTCAYLKKVPRLNSWLLSEKKGVWGVFYKESVHKDMDERDWCGGTSQSPDLNLIEHLWDELERRLRARPSRPTSMPDLTNALLEERSKIPINILLDLVESLPRRVEAVTAAKSGSTPYYIHVHVEADVPVLAWLTVSVLIHHKGVLSGLWTLLCALVCSHVGTGRGHPQTVPTKFRA; the protein is encoded by the exons ATGACAAACG TGTACTCCTTTGACGGCATCCTTGTATTTGGACTTCTCTTCATTTGTACTTGTGCCTATCTGAAGAAGGTTCCTCGCCTCAACAGCTGGCTCTTATCTGAGAAGAAAGGCGTGTGGGGCGTCTTCTATAAAG AAtcagtccataaagacatggatgagcgagattggtgtggaggaacttcacagagtcctgacctcaacctgatagaacacctttgggatgaattagagcggagactgcgagccagaccttcccgaccaacatcaatgcctgacctcacaaatgcgcttctagaggaacggtcaaaaattcccattaacatACTCTTagaccttgtggaaagtcttcccagaagagttgaagctgttacagctgcaaagagtgggtcaactccatattacattcatgtgcatgtagaggctgacgtcccagttttggcctggctcacagtctccgttctaattcatcacaaaggtgttctatcaggtttatggaccttgctttgtgcactggtgtgcagtcatgttggaacaggaaggggtcatccccaaactgttcccacaaagtttcgagcatga
- the si:ch211-160o17.6 gene encoding protein FAM107B isoform X2, which yields MLPLRHIKPDNTCSGFMAFDGHTRKCGENVSHSSRSEAVAQQQMENHDHLIQPKKPSNPVLESPSHRVLHRELRVSHRWGLLPAEKCELQRVMEQRRLEQQREREQALRPLTDLEQELSKRRQRLLAYELEEKKRQEDLQNVPEFVRVKDNLRRVRVS from the exons atgcttcctctgagacacataAAGCCTGACAACACATGCTCCGGCTTCATGGCTTTtg ATGGTCACACCAGGAAGTGTGGAGAGAACGTGTCACACAG CTCCAGGTCTGAAGCAGTAGCACAGCAGCAGATGGAAAATCATGATCATCTGATTCAGCCCAAGAAACCTTCGAACCCTGTGTTAGAGTCGCCGAGCCACCGGGTGCTGCACCGAGAACTTCGAGTCAGCCACAGATG GGGGCTGCTGCCTGCTGAGAAGTGTGAGCTGCAGAGGGTAATGGAGCAGAGGAGGCTGGAgcagcagagggagagagaacagGCTCTGAGACCACTCACTGATCTGGAGCAAGAACTGAGCAAGAGAAGGCAGAGATTACTCGCG TATGAACTGGAGGAAAAGAAGCGACAAGAAGACCTGCAGAACGTACCCGAGTTTGTGCGTGTGAAGGACAACCTGAGACGTGTCCGTGTGTCTTAA
- the si:ch211-160o17.6 gene encoding protein FAM107B isoform X1, which translates to MLRLHGFCVSMRFKVTSSLLKKSMLLYYVPQMVTPGSVERTCHTESSRSEAVAQQQMENHDHLIQPKKPSNPVLESPSHRVLHRELRVSHRWGLLPAEKCELQRVMEQRRLEQQREREQALRPLTDLEQELSKRRQRLLAYELEEKKRQEDLQNVPEFVRVKDNLRRVRVS; encoded by the exons ATGCTCCGGCTTCATGGCTTTtg TGTTTCCATGCGCTTCAAAGTAACTAGCTCCTTACTGAAAAAGAGTATGCTGCTTTACTACGTACCGCAG ATGGTCACACCAGGAAGTGTGGAGAGAACGTGTCACACAG AAAGCTCCAGGTCTGAAGCAGTAGCACAGCAGCAGATGGAAAATCATGATCATCTGATTCAGCCCAAGAAACCTTCGAACCCTGTGTTAGAGTCGCCGAGCCACCGGGTGCTGCACCGAGAACTTCGAGTCAGCCACAGATG GGGGCTGCTGCCTGCTGAGAAGTGTGAGCTGCAGAGGGTAATGGAGCAGAGGAGGCTGGAgcagcagagggagagagaacagGCTCTGAGACCACTCACTGATCTGGAGCAAGAACTGAGCAAGAGAAGGCAGAGATTACTCGCG TATGAACTGGAGGAAAAGAAGCGACAAGAAGACCTGCAGAACGTACCCGAGTTTGTGCGTGTGAAGGACAACCTGAGACGTGTCCGTGTGTCTTAA
- the si:ch211-160o17.6 gene encoding protein FAM107B isoform X3 codes for MVTPGSVERTCHTESSRSEAVAQQQMENHDHLIQPKKPSNPVLESPSHRVLHRELRVSHRWGLLPAEKCELQRVMEQRRLEQQREREQALRPLTDLEQELSKRRQRLLAYELEEKKRQEDLQNVPEFVRVKDNLRRVRVS; via the exons ATGGTCACACCAGGAAGTGTGGAGAGAACGTGTCACACAG AAAGCTCCAGGTCTGAAGCAGTAGCACAGCAGCAGATGGAAAATCATGATCATCTGATTCAGCCCAAGAAACCTTCGAACCCTGTGTTAGAGTCGCCGAGCCACCGGGTGCTGCACCGAGAACTTCGAGTCAGCCACAGATG GGGGCTGCTGCCTGCTGAGAAGTGTGAGCTGCAGAGGGTAATGGAGCAGAGGAGGCTGGAgcagcagagggagagagaacagGCTCTGAGACCACTCACTGATCTGGAGCAAGAACTGAGCAAGAGAAGGCAGAGATTACTCGCG TATGAACTGGAGGAAAAGAAGCGACAAGAAGACCTGCAGAACGTACCCGAGTTTGTGCGTGTGAAGGACAACCTGAGACGTGTCCGTGTGTCTTAA
- the b3galt6 gene encoding beta-1,3-galactosyltransferase 6 gives MNFVRLVCRHKTGLVLGALCFFATVLIFLAKCTSETLKPPDSPGSAPRAQPRPERPASPSDAREISAFLVVLITTGPKYTERRSIIRSTWLSKTDPDVLALFAIGTEGLPSEDMRNLETEQMRHGDLLLLPELRDSYENLTLKLIHAYSWLDQKLDFRFVLKADDDTFARLDLLKEELKGKEPRRLYWGFFSGRGRVKTAGKWKESAWELCDYYIPYALGGGYVLSTDLVRYVHLNSAYLKTWQSEDVSLGAWLAPVDVKRMHDPRFDTEYKSRGCSNKYLVTHKQSLEDMLEKHQTLQRDGRLCKEEVKLRLSYIYDWNVPPSQCCQRKDGIP, from the coding sequence ATGAATTTTGTCCGGCTCGTGTGCCGCCATAAGACTGGCCTGGTGCTGGGTGCCCTCTGTTTCTTCGCCACAGTCCTCATTTTCCTCGCCAAATGCACCTCAGAGACGTTGAAACCTCCCGACTCTCCTGGCTCTGCACCACGTGCCCAACCCCGACCCGAGCGCCCAGCTTCACCTTCTGACGCCAGGGAGATCTCGGCTTTCCTGGTGGTCCTCATCACCACGGGTCCAAAATACACAGAGCGGCGCAGCATCATCCGCAGCACCTGGCTTTCCAAAACTGACCCTGATGTGCTGGCTTTGTTCGCGATTGGCACTGAGGGCTTGCCATCCGAGGACATGCGGAATCTAGAGACGGAGCAGATGCGTCACGGAGaccttctcctcctccctgaACTCCGTGACTCCTACGAGAACCTGACACTGAAGCTGATTCATGCCTACTCGTGGCTCGATCAAAAACTGGACTTCAGGTTTGTCCTGAAGGCCGACGATGATACGTTCGCCCGTTTGGACCTGCTCAAGGAGGAGCTGAAGGGTAAGGAGCCCAGACGCCTTTACTGGGGCTTTTTCTCCGGCCGAGGCCGCGTCAAAACGGCCGGGAAGTGGAAAGAGAGCGCTTGGGAGTTATGTGATTATTACATACCGTACGCTTTAGGCGGTGGCTACGTGCTTTCGACAGATTTAGTGCGCTATGTGCACTTGAACTCTGCTTACCTGAAGACGTGGCAGAGCGAGGACGTCTCTCTGGGCGCCTGGCTCGCACCTGTCGATGTGAAGCGGATGCATGACCCGCGCTTCGATACCGAGTACAAATCGAGGGGGTGCAGCAATAAGTATCTGGTCACACACAAGCAGAGTCTGGAGGACATGCTCGAGAAGCACCAGACGCTGCAGAGAGACGGACGTCTGTGCAAAGAGGAGGTAAAGCTGCGCCTGTCGTATATTTATGACTGGAACGTTCCGCCATCGCAGTGCTGCCAGCGGAAAGACGGTATCCCCTGA